AGCAACTGTTATTATTGGTTGCGTGATGTCAACATGATTCTCCAAAAAGCCGATGAATACGATGGCAGTCAAGAGGAAATCAAGCAGCCCATCGGAACTGCACATTTCTTCCGTGCATGGCATCACTTCCTATTGCTACAGCGATTTGGTGGAGTGCCGATTGTGACTTCTGTGTTGGACTTGGATTCTCCAGAGTTGTCTAGTGCTAGAAATAGCCGATACGAAGTGATTGCTCAGATCTTGGCGGATCTAGATGTAGCGATTGGCTTGTTGCCCACGGAGCAACAGCTGGACGCTGGCGACAAAGGCAAAATCACCAAATGGGCAGCCATGGCTTTCAAGTCAGAGGTAATGCTCTATGAAGCCACCTGGGAGAAGTACGTAGGTACTACGACCGATGGTGATGGTGTAAACACAGGAGCAGGCAGTGCCAAGCCTGACAACTACCCTTCGGTAGAGGATATGCTGACAGGAGCTATTACTTTGTCCAAAGACGTGATGGACAATGGTGGCTATGAGTTATGGAACCATAATACAGAGTTGGACAGCATGAGTAGCTACTATTTGTTCAATCTAGAAGATGGTGACTCTAATCCTGCAGGTCTAGATAAGTCATCCAACAAGGAATTTATCATCCAAGGTGTATACGATTTTATCCTAAGAAAAGGAGGAGCCAATGTAAGTCACGTTGTTGATGGCAGAACTGCTCCAAGTAGAAAATTCATGGATATGTTCTTGTGTACAGATGGTTTGCCAGTGGACAAATCACCACGCTTTCAAGGGTATTACAAGGTTTCTGATGAGATTCAGAATAGAGATTACCGCATGACGTCATATTACTACGGGATTCCTGAGGATGGCTCGCCTGCGCTATCGCCTCCTACTAGTGAAGGAAACCCAACGGGTATTTTAGGACAGAAGTTTAGATCATGGAACTACCCTGTTTATCGAAATGTCAATGAAGAATCATTCAATTACCCGTTCTTGAGATTGGCAGAGGTCTATTTGATCTATGCAGAGTCATTGTTCGAGTTGAACGGTACGATTACCGATGCACAGCTGGATGAGTCGATCAATAAGATTCGTGAAAGAGCAGGAGTAGCGGATTTGACCAATGCTTTGGTTTCTAATTATAACCTCGACATGCTCGAGGAAATAAGAAGAGAGCGTGCAGTAGAACTGTTTTTGGAAAACAGCCGATACAATGACCTGAAAAGATGGGGAATCGCTGAGCAAGAGTTGAATGCACCAATCTTGGGTGCAATAGTTGAAGGAACCTTGTACGAGGCGGACCCTAGTTTGTATGACCCTTCTGTATATATCTATGGAGAACTAGAAGTAGAAAACGGTACGGGTTCACTACTTAGAGCTACGGTCATCGACCCAGCATCTAACCGTAGCTTCGATAGAAAGGACTATTTGTTCCCATTGCCGACTGCACAATTGAACCTCAACAGAGCGTTGACTCAGAATCCTGAGTGGTAAGGTAGTAGCAGTTTGCTCAACGAAAAAACATGAAAAATGAAGAAGATTATAAAAAATAATATCATACTGTTGGCACTGACGTTTGGGATCATGGCGATCTACAGTGCTTGCGAACCAGAAGAGGTTGGATACAAGGAGTATCCAGAACCAACTTTAGGAGATTTCTCTCCTAAAGTTGGAAAACCCAATGAGTTGGTCACGATTATAGGTACAGACTTCGGTGATTATGCAGATGCGGTCACAGTCACTTTTGGAGAGTTCGAGGCAGAGGTAATAGAAAGCGTATCCAATGAAGAGCTAAAAGTCAGAGTTCCTTCTCAGGCCATTGCTGGAGACGATGACTTGATGGTCAAAGTTTGGACGCATGAAGTGGCCTTTACAGAGACCTTCAATGTATTGCCTGGAGGGGTGATTGATTCGATTGCACCGACTGTTGGGGTGATTGGAGATATAGTGACCATTTATGGTAAGAATTTTGGCACTGTGGCCTCAGATGTGCAGGTGTTCTTTTCGGGAATAGATGCACCAGCTGAAGCGACCGTACTGTCAGTTGCTGACACAAAGATAGAGGTAGAAGTGCCTTTGGCGATATCAGGACCATTGACTGTGGTAGTGGCTCCTCAGCAGTTTCAAACCGAAGAGTTTACTTTCCCATT
The DNA window shown above is from Reichenbachiella sp. 5M10 and carries:
- a CDS encoding RagB/SusD family nutrient uptake outer membrane protein, yielding MNNYIKIAMMVVLTIIFGCQDKFLELDPLDSVTESVYFETPEHFDAAANNLYYQLVGWQKVKGSGLSNDYQTGYADFMDFGTDLIAFVQPEGRGSLIVPEQDKYWSNCYYWLRDVNMILQKADEYDGSQEEIKQPIGTAHFFRAWHHFLLLQRFGGVPIVTSVLDLDSPELSSARNSRYEVIAQILADLDVAIGLLPTEQQLDAGDKGKITKWAAMAFKSEVMLYEATWEKYVGTTTDGDGVNTGAGSAKPDNYPSVEDMLTGAITLSKDVMDNGGYELWNHNTELDSMSSYYLFNLEDGDSNPAGLDKSSNKEFIIQGVYDFILRKGGANVSHVVDGRTAPSRKFMDMFLCTDGLPVDKSPRFQGYYKVSDEIQNRDYRMTSYYYGIPEDGSPALSPPTSEGNPTGILGQKFRSWNYPVYRNVNEESFNYPFLRLAEVYLIYAESLFELNGTITDAQLDESINKIRERAGVADLTNALVSNYNLDMLEEIRRERAVELFLENSRYNDLKRWGIAEQELNAPILGAIVEGTLYEADPSLYDPSVYIYGELEVENGTGSLLRATVIDPASNRSFDRKDYLFPLPTAQLNLNRALTQNPEW